In the Sarcophilus harrisii chromosome 1, mSarHar1.11, whole genome shotgun sequence genome, one interval contains:
- the LOC100921760 gene encoding LOW QUALITY PROTEIN: hemoglobin subunit alpha-like (The sequence of the model RefSeq protein was modified relative to this genomic sequence to represent the inferred CDS: inserted 3 bases in 2 codons): MSDAHWENYSGXCLPGNPIKALWGSRLHISGPAKNXQKEVKMVLSGADKTNVKAVWSKVGGNAGAYAGEALTRTFLSFPTTKTYFPHFDLSPGSQDVKGHGQKVADALSQAVANLDDLPGTLSKLSDLHAHKLRVDPVNFKLLSHCLIVTLACHLSKDLTPEAHASMDKFFASVATVLTSKYR, translated from the exons ATGAGCGACGCCCACTGGGAGAACTACTCAG CGTGCCTTCCAGGGAACCCCATAAAAGCACTGTGGGGCTCCAGGCTCCACATTTCTGGTCCTGCAAAGAA TCAGAAAGAAGTCAAAATGGTGCTCTCTGGTGCTGACAAGACTAACGTGAAGGCCGTCTGGAGTAAGGTGGGAGGCAACGCCGGTGCCTACGCAGGTGAAGCCCTTACCAG aaccttcctctccttccccactaCCAAGACTTACTTCCCCCACTTCGACTTGTCCCCCGGCTCCCAGGACGTCAAGGGTCATGGTCAGAAGGTAGCTGATGCCCTTTCCCAGGCTGTTGCCAACCTGGACGATCTGCCCGGGACCCTGTCCAAACTGAGCGACCTGCACGCCCACAAGCTGAGAGTGGATCCAGTTAACTTCAAG CTCCTCTCTCACTGCCTGATCGTGACTCTGGCCTGTCACCTGAGCAAGGATTTGACTCCCGAAGCGCACGCCTCCATGGACAAGTTCTTTGCCTCTGTGGCTACCGTGCTGACCTCGAAGTACCGTTAA